In Myxocyprinus asiaticus isolate MX2 ecotype Aquarium Trade chromosome 3, UBuf_Myxa_2, whole genome shotgun sequence, the following proteins share a genomic window:
- the surf4 gene encoding surfeit locus protein 4 has translation MGQEDLMSAAEDMTDQFLRVTKHYLPHLARLCLISTFLEDGIRMWFQWNEQRDYIEATWSCGYFLATCFVLLNLIGQIGGCVLVLSRNFVQYACFGLFGIIALQTIAYSILWDLKFLMRNMALGGGLLLLLAESRSEGKSMFAGVPSVGESSPKQYMQLGGRVLLVLMFMTLLHFDSSFFSILQNMVGTALIVLVAIGFKTKLAALTLVLWLLAINVYFNAFWTVPAYKPMHDFLKYDFFQTTSVIGGLLLVVALGPGGVSMDEKKKEW, from the exons TTCTTGCGGGTAACGAAGCATTATCTGCCTCACCTGGCACGTTTGTGTCTGATCAGCACGTTTCTGGAGGACGGCATACGCATGTGGTTTCAGTGGAACGAGCAGCGAGATTACATCGAGGCCACATGGAGCTGCGGATATTTCCTCGCCACATGCTTCGTGCTGCTCAATCTTATAGGACAGATCG GTGGATGTGTCCTTGTTCTCAGTAGAAATTTTGTGCAGTATGCTTGCTTTGGATTATTTGGCATAATTGCACTACAG ACTATTGCCTACAGTATTCTCTGGGATCTTAAATTCCTCATGAG AAATATGGCTCTTGGTGGagggttgttgttgctgttggcGGAGTCGCGCTCTGAGGGGAAGAGCATGTTTGCGGGCGTGCCATCTGTGGGCGAGAGTTCTCCTAAACAGTACATGCAGCTTGGCGGTCGAGTTCTGCTGGTGTTGATGTTCATGACGCTGCTACACTTCGATTCCAGCTTCTTCTCT ATTCTTCAGAACATGGTAGGAACGGCCCTCATCGTCCTGGTGGCCATCGGCTTCAAGACCAAACTGGCGGCGCTCACGCTGGTGCTGTGGCTTCTCGCCATCAACGTTTACTTCAACGCCTTCTGGACAGTGCCTGCGTACAAACCCATGCACGACTTCCTGAAGTACGACTTCTTCCAGACCACATCGGTCATCGGAGGTTTACTGCTCGTGGTCGCTCTCGGGCCGGGCGGCGTGTCTATGGACGAGAAGAAGAAGGAGTGGTAA